The Thermodesulfobacteriota bacterium nucleotide sequence AGTGGAACAAGAAGATAAACCTCACCTCTCTCAGCTCGGATCACGACATAGTAACCCGGCACTTCCTCGATTCCCTGACCCCCCTGCGCTTTTTGGGAGATACAAAGACGCTCCTTGACATAGGCTCGGGCGGGGGCTTTCCCGGCATCCCGCTTAAGATCGCCTCACCGGGGCTCGACGTTACCCTTGTGGAGGCCACTGAGAAGAAGGTCCATTTTCTTAGACATATCATAAGGTTACTGGATCTGGGCGGCATAAGGGTTATGAACGTCCGTGCCGAGGACGGGAGGGTTGCGTGGAAGTTCAGAAGATCCTTCGACTGCGTGACCTCAAGGGCCTTTACGGATCTCAGGCAGTTTTTGGGGGCCGCCTGGTCCTACGTCTCCCCGGGCGGCATTATATTGGCCATGAAGGGGCCGAAGGACCGCAAGCTCGCCGGAGAGCTCGAAAGCATGCAAGGGCGGAAGTTCGACCTGCACGAGGTAGACGTCCCCTTTGCGGACCGGAAGACCACGATTGTCGTGTTCCACGTGGAACACGGCTGACCCCCCCCTCCTCGCACCACTTGTTC carries:
- the rsmG gene encoding 16S rRNA (guanine(527)-N(7))-methyltransferase RsmG, giving the protein MDKGKLKDTLAKGAGELGVELGERSVEMFITYLEELKKWNKKINLTSLSSDHDIVTRHFLDSLTPLRFLGDTKTLLDIGSGGGFPGIPLKIASPGLDVTLVEATEKKVHFLRHIIRLLDLGGIRVMNVRAEDGRVAWKFRRSFDCVTSRAFTDLRQFLGAAWSYVSPGGIILAMKGPKDRKLAGELESMQGRKFDLHEVDVPFADRKTTIVVFHVEHG